The following proteins are co-located in the Trichomycterus rosablanca isolate fTriRos1 chromosome 14, fTriRos1.hap1, whole genome shotgun sequence genome:
- the LOC134326767 gene encoding uncharacterized protein LOC134326767, with translation MTHEASLVILGLKMLKKNPLKETPVKEKLIKEKPLKENPLKETQLKKKLLKENPLKETPLKKKLLKDNPLKENPLKKKLLKENPRKETPLKKKLLKDNPLKENPLKENTVKEKPLKDKPPMEDVKRRRRLTRTRTALRADTPLESCWEREAVVRSTKASVRWTGARLPSNTW, from the exons ATGACACATGAAGCATCATTGGTGATACTTGGGTTAAAGATGCTGAAGAAGAACCCACTGAAGGAGACCCCGGTAAAGGAGAAACTGATAAAGGAGAAACCACTAAAGGAGAACCCACTGAAGGAGACCCAGCTAAAGAAGAAACTGCTAAAGGAGAACCCACTGAAGGAGACCCCGCTAAAGAAGAAACTGCTAAAGGACAACCCACTGAAGGAGAACCCGCTAAAGAAGAAACTGCTAAAGGAGAACCCACGGAAGGAGACCCCGCTGAAGAAGAAACTGCTAAAGGACAACCCGCTGAAGGAGAACCCACTGAAAGAGAACACGGTGAAGGAGAAACCGCTAAAGGACAAACCGCCGATGGAGGACGTGAAGAGGAGAAGACGACTGACACGAACCCGGACAGCTTTGAGAGCCGATACACCGTTGGAGAGCTGCTGGGAAAGGGAGGCTGTGGTTCGGTCTACGAAGGCGTCCGTAAGGTGGACGGGAGCCAG GTTGCCATCAAATACGTGGTGA